One window of Bacteroides sp. AN502(2024) genomic DNA carries:
- a CDS encoding alpha-galactosidase, whose product MSKKNIITIFLSAIWTLPLWGGQQYYAFLKGDTLRMGNNYMERAMLWNNGAPVTISLTDKQHGKTIPAQGKQPDFSIVKGIPTDAALTVNEIPTNGIHASYLQATVACTIGSLNIERRYRIYADCPAIACDTYLKGQVELYQNKENNRSNADRKNIEHTADMVTGVKTPTLDRLQLSGNHWSARTIEFFDYTDWNDNLVTGRTWLPYRRNTYRGNLLFAHDVVTRQGFFFLKEAPSSSTQLHYPGSDFVADFSDFMVVGLGIASHDVKPDSWTRVYGCVTGIYTGGEQEALTALRLYQKQLRHHTAAQDEMIMLNTWGDRSQDSKIDEAFCLTELDRAARMGITLFQLDDGWQSGKSPNSKTTGGSFKDIWKSGDYWTPNPTKFPHGLKPIVEKGKKLGIRIGLWFNPSTQNDFADWQKDAQAIIGLYKKYGICCFKIDGLQIPTKTAEQNLRRLFDTVLEQTNHEVIFNLDATAGRRGGYHYMNEYGNIFLENRYTDWGNYYPYRTLRNLWMLSRYVPAEKMQIEFLNKWRNADKYDAADPFAPARYSFDYLFAITLAAQPLAWMEASNLPEEAYATASLLKKYQPLQLRFHQGVILPVGEEPSGRSWTGFQSTVSSTQGYLVVYREDNEQTEGTIDTWLPEGKKVTFTPVMGSGKKFAAKIGAQGKVSFELNDKNSFALYQYEVKP is encoded by the coding sequence ATGAGCAAAAAAAATATTATCACGATATTTCTATCGGCAATATGGACCTTGCCGCTTTGGGGAGGACAACAGTATTACGCTTTTCTGAAAGGTGACACACTACGTATGGGCAATAACTATATGGAACGCGCCATGCTGTGGAATAACGGTGCACCTGTTACCATCAGCCTTACTGACAAGCAGCACGGAAAAACCATTCCGGCACAGGGCAAACAACCCGATTTCTCGATTGTGAAAGGTATCCCTACGGATGCTGCGCTCACCGTGAACGAGATACCAACGAATGGCATCCACGCCAGTTATCTGCAGGCTACCGTGGCTTGCACTATCGGTTCGCTGAATATAGAGCGTCGCTATCGCATTTATGCAGACTGTCCCGCCATTGCTTGCGACACCTATCTGAAAGGGCAAGTGGAACTTTATCAGAACAAGGAGAATAACCGCTCTAACGCTGACCGCAAAAATATAGAACACACGGCTGATATGGTTACGGGGGTGAAAACTCCCACGCTCGACAGGTTGCAACTATCCGGCAATCATTGGAGTGCCCGCACAATAGAGTTTTTCGACTACACCGATTGGAACGACAATCTGGTGACCGGGCGTACCTGGCTTCCTTACCGTCGCAATACGTATCGTGGTAATTTGCTTTTTGCTCATGACGTAGTTACACGGCAAGGCTTCTTTTTCTTGAAAGAGGCTCCTAGCAGCAGTACCCAATTACATTATCCGGGTTCTGACTTCGTGGCGGACTTTAGCGATTTTATGGTAGTGGGGCTGGGCATTGCGTCTCATGATGTAAAGCCGGATAGCTGGACTCGCGTTTATGGATGCGTCACCGGCATCTATACCGGCGGCGAACAAGAAGCGCTTACTGCCCTGCGCCTTTATCAGAAACAACTGCGCCACCACACCGCTGCACAGGATGAGATGATTATGCTCAATACCTGGGGCGACCGTAGTCAGGATTCCAAAATAGATGAGGCTTTCTGCCTGACAGAACTAGACCGTGCCGCACGCATGGGCATCACCCTCTTTCAACTGGACGATGGCTGGCAGAGCGGAAAAAGCCCTAACTCGAAAACTACTGGAGGTAGTTTTAAGGATATCTGGAAAAGTGGCGATTACTGGACGCCCAACCCCACAAAGTTCCCTCATGGACTGAAACCTATTGTAGAAAAAGGCAAGAAATTGGGTATTCGCATCGGATTATGGTTCAATCCCAGCACACAGAATGATTTTGCCGATTGGCAAAAAGATGCGCAAGCCATTATCGGACTTTATAAGAAGTACGGCATCTGCTGTTTCAAGATAGACGGTTTGCAGATACCTACCAAGACAGCCGAACAGAACCTGCGCCGACTGTTTGATACCGTGTTGGAACAAACCAACCATGAAGTGATTTTCAACCTTGATGCCACTGCCGGTCGTCGCGGCGGATACCACTATATGAACGAGTACGGCAACATCTTCTTGGAAAACCGCTATACCGATTGGGGTAACTATTACCCTTATCGCACCTTGCGCAACCTCTGGATGTTGTCCCGCTATGTACCGGCGGAGAAGATGCAGATAGAGTTCCTTAATAAATGGCGCAATGCCGACAAGTATGACGCTGCCGACCCTTTTGCCCCCGCCCGTTACAGTTTCGATTACCTCTTTGCCATTACCTTGGCGGCACAGCCGTTGGCTTGGATGGAAGCTTCGAACCTGCCCGAAGAGGCCTATGCTACGGCATCTCTACTCAAGAAATACCAACCTTTGCAACTCCGGTTTCATCAAGGCGTCATACTGCCCGTTGGTGAAGAACCTTCAGGACGCTCGTGGACCGGATTCCAATCGACCGTCTCCAGCACGCAAGGATATCTTGTTGTTTACCGCGAAGATAATGAGCAAACTGAAGGGACTATTGACACCTGGCTTCCCGAGGGTAAGAAAGTTACTTTTACCCCTGTAATGGGAAGTGGTAAGAAGTTTGCCGCTAAAATCGGCGCACAGGGTAAAGTCAGTTTCGAACTGAATGATAAGAACTCTTTCGCGCTTTATCAATATGAAGTGAAACCATGA
- a CDS encoding acetylxylan esterase, which translates to MIKSLRFVFLALFVALQFVAYGQPAERLTQVQVTPDHANWLYKPGEKVKFKVEVLKCNIPQDNLEVRYEISEDMMKPHQTGKQPLKNEKLEINAGTMKKEGFLRCRAFVTCQGREYEGVATVGFSPENLQPTTPLPADFLEFWKSTKEAAEKWTLEPIMTLLPERCTDKVNVYHVSFANNDYASRMYGILCIPKASGKYPAILKVPGAGIRAYNGEAERAGKGFIILEIGIHGIPVNIEGDVYYRLYNGALKNYHSFNMDNRDKYYYKRVYTGCVRAIDFIYTLPEFNGNLATFGGSQGGALSIVIAGLDARVKGLVSFYPALCDMAGYAHGRAGGWPHMLKDEKNRTPEKMKTIQYFDVVNFARQVKVPGFYTFGYNDMVCPPTTTYSAYNVINAPKELFVAETTAHYAYAEQWSAAWNWVMNFLKNESKNE; encoded by the coding sequence ATGATAAAAAGTTTGCGTTTTGTTTTTCTTGCTTTGTTTGTTGCCTTGCAATTCGTTGCATACGGGCAACCGGCAGAAAGACTGACTCAAGTGCAGGTCACTCCCGACCACGCCAATTGGCTGTATAAACCGGGAGAAAAAGTGAAATTCAAAGTGGAGGTATTGAAATGTAATATCCCACAAGATAACCTGGAAGTGCGCTATGAGATTTCGGAAGACATGATGAAACCTCATCAGACAGGCAAACAGCCTTTGAAGAACGAAAAGCTTGAGATTAATGCAGGGACGATGAAAAAAGAAGGGTTCCTGCGTTGCCGTGCTTTTGTCACTTGCCAAGGGCGTGAGTATGAAGGTGTGGCTACCGTCGGCTTTTCTCCTGAGAATTTGCAACCGACCACTCCGTTGCCCGCCGACTTTCTGGAGTTTTGGAAAAGCACCAAGGAAGCCGCAGAAAAGTGGACACTGGAACCGATAATGACTTTACTGCCGGAAAGGTGTACGGATAAAGTGAACGTATATCATGTCTCTTTTGCGAACAATGACTATGCATCCCGTATGTACGGCATCCTTTGTATCCCGAAGGCTTCTGGGAAATATCCGGCGATTCTGAAAGTGCCGGGTGCAGGCATCCGTGCCTATAACGGAGAAGCCGAACGTGCCGGAAAGGGTTTCATCATATTGGAAATCGGAATTCACGGCATCCCGGTCAATATAGAGGGGGATGTCTATTATCGCCTTTATAACGGAGCTTTGAAGAATTACCACTCGTTCAATATGGACAATCGGGACAAGTATTATTACAAGCGGGTCTATACCGGCTGTGTGAGAGCCATTGATTTCATTTACACACTTCCCGAGTTCAATGGCAATCTGGCGACCTTTGGAGGAAGCCAGGGCGGTGCGCTTTCTATTGTAATTGCCGGACTGGATGCTCGTGTCAAAGGATTGGTTTCTTTCTATCCAGCCTTGTGTGATATGGCGGGCTATGCCCACGGTCGTGCGGGCGGTTGGCCGCATATGTTGAAGGATGAGAAGAACCGGACACCGGAAAAGATGAAAACTATTCAGTATTTTGATGTAGTCAACTTTGCCCGTCAGGTTAAAGTGCCGGGATTTTATACTTTTGGCTATAATGATATGGTTTGTCCGCCTACCACCACTTATTCCGCTTATAACGTGATTAATGCTCCGAAAGAACTGTTTGTAGCTGAGACGACCGCCCATTATGCCTATGCCGAACAGTGGAGTGCAGCTTGGAACTGGGTAATGAATTTCCTGAAAAATGAGTCGAAAAACGAATAA
- a CDS encoding glycoside hydrolase family 2 protein — MKTGKKLNLCLLLLIAFAGSVVAQELITNVYGRDIHSLNGKWNAIIDLYDQGQRMKIYENQQPKRNIDFYEYAFEGGLRLNVPGDWNSQSPELKYYEGTVWYARHFDAKRLADKRQFLYFGAVSYRSKVYLNGKEIAEHEGGFTPFQVEVTDLLKDGDNFLAVEVNNRRTKDAIPALAFDWWNYGGITRDVLLVKTPRTFIEDYFVQLDKNAPDRIIARVRLSDKKAGEKVTVTIPELKINVELTTDAEGKAETVLNAKKLQRWSPEEPKLYGVTVSSRIDRVEEQIGFRNITVKGTDIYLNGKPTFMCCISFHEEIPQRMGRAFSEADAAMLLNEAKALGVNMIRLAHYPQNEHTVRLAEKMGFLLWQEIPIWQGIDFTDNDTRQKAQRMLSEMIKRDQNRCAVGYWGVANETQPSKERNEFLTSLLETGKQLDTTRLYVAAFDLVRFNSEKQRFVMEDSFTSQLDVVAVNKYMGWYHSWPVEPKDAIWEVVTDKPLIISEFGGEALYGQSGDENVVSSWSEEYQARLYRDNIRMFDNIPNLRGVSPWILFDFRSPFRFHPTNQDGWNRKGLISDQGMRKKSWYLMRDYYMKKRNNN; from the coding sequence ATGAAAACAGGTAAGAAATTAAACCTATGTTTATTGTTGCTGATTGCTTTTGCTGGAAGCGTTGTGGCACAAGAGCTGATAACGAATGTGTATGGTCGTGACATCCATTCATTGAATGGTAAATGGAATGCCATCATCGACCTGTACGACCAGGGACAACGAATGAAAATCTATGAGAACCAGCAACCGAAAAGAAATATTGATTTCTACGAATACGCGTTTGAAGGCGGGTTGCGTCTTAACGTTCCGGGAGACTGGAACTCCCAATCGCCCGAACTGAAATATTACGAAGGCACTGTATGGTATGCCCGTCACTTTGATGCTAAACGCCTGGCAGACAAACGCCAGTTCCTTTATTTCGGCGCTGTCAGCTATCGTAGCAAAGTCTACTTGAACGGAAAAGAGATAGCAGAACACGAAGGCGGCTTCACCCCTTTCCAAGTGGAAGTGACAGACCTGTTGAAAGACGGTGACAACTTCCTGGCAGTAGAAGTGAACAACCGCCGTACCAAAGACGCTATTCCCGCTTTGGCATTCGACTGGTGGAACTATGGCGGCATCACAAGAGATGTGCTGCTGGTGAAAACTCCCCGGACATTTATAGAAGATTATTTCGTCCAACTGGATAAAAATGCTCCCGACCGCATCATCGCCCGCGTGCGTCTTTCTGATAAAAAAGCAGGTGAGAAAGTAACAGTTACCATTCCTGAACTCAAAATCAATGTGGAGCTCACTACTGATGCAGAAGGAAAGGCGGAAACCGTATTGAACGCGAAGAAGCTGCAACGCTGGTCGCCGGAAGAACCGAAACTCTATGGTGTGACTGTTTCTTCAAGAATCGACCGCGTGGAAGAGCAAATCGGCTTCCGTAACATCACCGTGAAAGGAACAGATATTTACTTGAACGGGAAACCGACATTTATGTGCTGCATCTCTTTCCATGAAGAAATTCCCCAACGCATGGGACGTGCTTTCTCAGAAGCCGATGCAGCCATGCTGTTGAATGAAGCGAAAGCGCTTGGCGTGAACATGATTCGCCTGGCGCATTATCCACAAAATGAACACACAGTACGCCTGGCGGAAAAGATGGGCTTCCTTCTCTGGCAGGAGATTCCCATTTGGCAGGGTATTGACTTTACAGACAATGACACCCGTCAGAAAGCGCAGAGAATGCTTTCTGAAATGATTAAGCGCGATCAGAACCGCTGTGCGGTAGGTTATTGGGGCGTTGCCAATGAAACACAGCCTTCCAAAGAACGGAACGAATTCCTTACTTCCCTGCTCGAAACGGGAAAGCAACTGGACACTACCCGCCTGTATGTTGCCGCTTTTGACCTCGTACGCTTTAACAGTGAGAAACAACGTTTTGTAATGGAAGACTCTTTTACTTCCCAACTGGACGTTGTAGCTGTCAATAAATATATGGGCTGGTATCATTCGTGGCCTGTAGAGCCGAAAGATGCTATCTGGGAAGTAGTGACGGACAAACCGTTGATTATCTCGGAATTTGGCGGCGAAGCATTGTACGGTCAGTCCGGTGATGAGAACGTGGTCAGCTCCTGGAGTGAAGAATACCAGGCGCGTCTGTATAGAGACAATATCCGTATGTTCGACAATATCCCGAACCTGCGCGGCGTATCTCCGTGGATTCTGTTCGACTTCCGTTCCCCGTTCCGCTTCCACCCCACCAATCAGGATGGCTGGAACCGCAAAGGACTCATATCCGACCAGGGTATGCGTAAGAAATCGTGGTATCTGATGAGAGATTATTACATGAAAAAGAGAAACAATAACTAA